From Zingiber officinale cultivar Zhangliang chromosome 5B, Zo_v1.1, whole genome shotgun sequence, the proteins below share one genomic window:
- the LOC121986614 gene encoding uncharacterized protein LOC121986614, giving the protein MFTEEIAEDSECPTSATTTAFSGTDISYSGSGTSDYSVFYRGVFSSGTSSTVGVLSTPSLLSISAAALVSVSAAGSRTYDASADHFRDTTAELRDLLIDTGSSHSFISRVFLGKIGRLPSRRTHGLTVSLPSGEVLEMVEFDIILGMDWLAMNHATVDCRARVVIFRPPGLPSWTFIGTEGEGISVISAMQARRLLSQGCQGYLLVTMVKADTDALPRLSDVPIVREFSDVFPDELPGLPPKR; this is encoded by the exons ATGTTCACAGAGGAGATCGCAGAAGACTCAGAGTGCCCCACGTCAGCAACGACCACAGCCTTCTCAGGGACAGATATATCATATTCAGGGTCAGGAACCAGCGACTACTCAGTATTCTACCGCGGCGTCTTCTCATCAGGCACTTCCAGTACAGTCGGAGTTTTATCCACCCCATCCTTACTCAGCATATCGGCAGCAGCCTTAGTCTCAGTATCAGCAGCCGGTTCCCGCACCTACGATGCCAGCGCAGACCACTTCAGGGATACCACAGCCGAGCTCAGAG ATttattgatagatactggtagttctcaTTCATTCATATCTCGAGTATTTCTGGGTAAAATCGGGAGATTGCCTAGTCGTCGGACACACGGGCTGACAGTATCTCTACCATCTGGCGAG GTATTGGAGATGGTGGAATTTGACATTATTTTGGGCATGGATTGGCTGGCCATGaaccatgccacagttgattgcagAGCAAGAGTAGTCATATTCCGACCTCCCGGTCTACCATCGTGGACATTCATCGGAACTGAGGGTGAAGGGATATCAGTCATATCAGCTATGCAAGCGAGGAGATTACTGTCGCAGGGTTGTCAGGGATATTTGCT agtaacaaTGGTTAAAGCTGATACGGATGCATTACCACGACTCTCGGACGTTCCTATTGTTCGAGAATTTTCAGATGTATTCCCTGACGAACTCCCCGGGTTGCCTCCTAAAAGGTAA